One Agelaius phoeniceus isolate bAgePho1 chromosome 7, bAgePho1.hap1, whole genome shotgun sequence DNA segment encodes these proteins:
- the LOC129122516 gene encoding caspase-8-like isoform X2: MLITEEQRSSTGYPEGHLVSSVAPGPPGSFNESSQLLEAYKMTSRPCGVCLIMNNHNFAKAREGVLEHRHMKDRNGTDVDAAALRNVFSKLHFTVEEYRDLTAEEIRETVNMFRSADHEDKDCFVCCILSHGKKGIIYGVDGQEVSIRELTTSFTAQNCNSLAGKPKVFFIQACQGDAFHQGVTIETDCGEQDSSVEQDARLQLECIPAEADFLLGMATLQDYVSYRSPKEGTWYIQALCQRLEYSCPRGEDILTILTAVNQEVSRKTCERGAKKQMPQPSFTLRKRLIFPVN, encoded by the exons ATGCTTATCACAGAGgaacagaggagcagcacaggataCCCTGAGGGACATCTGGTGTCATCTGTAGCACCTGGTCCTCCTGGCAGTTTTAATGAATCTTCCCAG CTGCTTGAAGCTTACAAAATGACCAGCCGACCCTGTGGAGTGTGCCTGATCATGAATAATCACAATTTTGCAAAAGCTAGGGAAGGAGTGCTGGAACACAGACACATGAAAGATCGGAATGGGACAGACGTGGATGCAG CGGCTCTGAGGAATGTCTTTAGCAAGCTTCATTTTACAGTAGAAGAATATAGAGATCTCACTGCAGAAGAAATCCGTGAGACTGTGAACATGTTCCGGAGTGCAGACCATGAGGACAAGgactgttttgtttgctgtatCCTGTCTCATGGGAAAAAAGGCATTATATATGGTGTTGATGGGCAGGAAGTATCTATCAGGGAACTGACCACTTCTTTCACTGCACAGAATTGCAATTCACTTGCTGGAAAACCAAAAGTTTTTTTTATTCAGGCCTGCCAAGGTGATGCTTTCCATCAAGGTGTGACCATCGAAACAGATTGTGGAGAGCAAGATTCTTCTGTGGAGCAAGATGCGAGGCTTCAGCTCGAGTGCATCCCTGCAGAGGCAGACTTCCTCCTGGGCATGGCCACCCTGCAGGATTACGTCTCCTACAGAAGTCCCAAGGAGGGAACCTGGTATATACAGGCATTGTGCCAGCGCTTGGAGTACAGCTGTCCTCG AGGGGAAGATATTCTCACCATCCTGACAGCAGTAAATCAAGAAGTGAGCAGAAAAACTTGTGAGCGGGGCGCAAAGAAGCAGATGCCGCAGCCCAGTTTCACCCTGAGGAAGAGGCTCATCTTTCCTGTCAACTAA
- the TRAK2 gene encoding trafficking kinesin-binding protein 2 isoform X1, producing MSFDPRGLDSIPDGCSSEDLPEVELVGMLEEQLPDYKLRVDSLYLYENADWMQPVAAHGRLPEVASPAREEDSFRYMTLIELPSSSLDGSHKFAQVRGTDNVEQKDYGEADMVKRLLAEKDRDLELAARIGQALLKRNHLLMEQNEALEEQLGQTLDRVNQLQHELAKKDDLLRIVSIASEESETDSSCSTPLRFNESFTVCHDPLQLDVLQDKLRELEEENLALRSKACHLKSETITYEEKEQQLVNDCVKELRQTNAQISRITEELSEKSEEVIRYQEEISSLLSQIVDLQHKLKENVIEKEELKLHLQASKDAQRQLTAELHEFQDRNAECLGMLHESQEEVKLLRSRASSVACLCHSQSRGAFPVDSLAAEIEGTMRKELSQSDESVLSKQKDQQKRVFDTVKVANIIRGRSPSFPAPLPIPGSNRSSAVMTAKPFQSGVHHLESHARMVPGSSSEKNLKDAHSPGQPGTPGDNDLVTALHRLSLRRQNYLCEKQFFEEEWDRKMHLLAEQKEEASGCSTPTESSFSPSTNSEFTDLSASSSNLRVLLPEKLQIVKPIEGSQTLFHWQQLARPNLGTILDPRPGVVTKGFTPLSDDTTSVHHISDLEEDDEEEGEGGITFQAQQSFPEEKKCALAKPVAGIFLPPITSAAVPLTASNPGKCLSSTNSTFTFTTCRILHPSDVTQVTPSSMGASFSLGNTGSSTGNPAVSTPAIPYRLSIGEFLTNRRDSTTTFSSTSSLAKLLQERGISAKVYDSPMLEKPPLLQPSRTLPIPSTPPNSPSRSPCPSPPLFEPRVHHSENFLASRPAETFLQEMYGLKPARNVPDVGQLKMSLVDRLKRLGIARVIKPPETQHHGKNQGPEAGLQRQDSAGFLNAGGNLMAGLRRNQSLPAMIGALGAPVCTQSSKMDILKED from the exons ATGAGTTTTGATCCCAGGGGCTTGGACAGCATCCCTG ATGGGTGCTCCAGTGAGGACCTTCCTGAGGTGGAGCTGGTGGGCATGCTGGAAGAGCAGCTGCCAGATTACAAGTTACGGGTGGACTCTCTGTACCTGTATGAGAATGCAGACTGGATGCAGCCCGTGGCTGCCCACGGCCGGCTGCCAGAGGTGGCTTCTCCAGCTCGTGAGGAGGACTCCTTCCGTTACATGA CTCTTATTGaacttccttcctcctccttggaTGGATCTCACAAATTTGCACAAG TGCGTGGCACAGATAATGTGGAGCAGAAAGACTACGGTGAAGCTGACATGGTCAAACGTCTGTTAGCTGAG AAGGATCGGGACCTGGAACTGGCAGCACGAATTGGACAAGCCCTCCTTAAGCGCAACCATCTGTTGATGGAGCAGAATGAAGCACTGGAAGAACAGTTAGGACAAACTCTAGACAGA GTTAACCAGCTGCAGCATGAGCTGGCAAAGAAGGATGACCTGCTGCGAATCGTTTCCATCGCTTCTGAGGAGAGCGAGACGGATTCCAGCTGTTCCACACCACTGCGTTTCAACGAGTCTTTCACTGTGTGCCATGACCCGCTGCAGCTGGATGTCCTGCAGGAtaaactgagggagctggaggaggagaaccTGGCTCTGCGATCCAAG GCTTGCCATCTGAAGTCAGAAACCATTACATATgaagagaaggagcagcagctggtcAATGACTGTGTCAAAGAACTCC GGCAAACGAATGCTCAGATTTCCAGGATAACAGAGGAGTTGTCAGAGAAGAGTGAGGAGGTGATTCGCTACCAGGAAGAGATCTCATCCCTTTTGTCCCAGATTGTTGATCTTCAGCATAAACTCAAAGAA AATGTAATTGAGAAGGAAGAGCTGAAACTTCATTTACAAGCCTCCAAAGATGCTCAGAGACAACTGACAGCAGAG CTCCATGAGTTTCAGGACCGGAATGCAGAGTGTCTGGGCATGTTGCACGAGTCCCAGGAGGAAGTGAAGTTGCTGCGCAGCAGAGCTAGCTCTGTCGCTTGTCTGTGCCACTCGCAGTCCCGTGGAGCATTTCCTGTG GATTCCCTTGCAGCAGAAATTGAAGGGACAATGAGGAAGGAATTGAGTCAGTCTGATGAATCTGTTCTCTCCAAACAAAA GGATCAACAGAAGCGAGTGTTTGACACTGTCAAGGTTGCTAATATCATCCGTGGCCGCTCCCCGTCCTTTCCTGCCCCGTTGCCAATCCCTGGATCAAATCGCTCGAGTGCTGTTATGACAGCAAAGCCCTTCCAGTCTGGCGTGCACCACTTGGAGAGCCACGCACGGATggtcccaggcagcagctctgagaagAATTTAAA AGATGCTCACAGTCCTGGCCAGCCGGGAACCCCTGGAGACAATGACCTGgtcacagctctgcacaggctGTCCCTGCGTCGTCAGAACTACCTGTGTGAGAAGCAGTTCTTCGAGGAGGAGTGGGACCGAAAAATGCATTTGCTGGCTGAGCAGAAGGAAGAGGCTAGTGGCTGTAGTACACCAACAGAAAGCTCCTTTTCCCCAAGTACAAACTCAGAATTCACAGATCTCTCCGCCAGCTCTAGTAATCTCCGTGTTCTCCTACCGGAGAAGTTACAAATTGTCAAACCCATTGAAG GATCTCAGACCCTTTTTCATTGGCAGCAGCTTGCTCGACCCAACCTTGGCACCATTCTTGACCCAAGACCAGGTGTTGTTACTAAAGGCTTTACCCCTCTGTCTGATGATACTACATCTGTGCACCACATCTCTGACCTGGAGGAAGATGATGAGGAAGAGGGTGAAGGAGGTATAACATTTCAAGCACAACAGTCCTtcccagaggaaaagaaatgtgCATTGGCAAAGCCAGTGGCAGGGATTTTCCTGCCACCTATTACTTCAGCAGCAGTACCACTCACTG CCTCAAATCCAGGGAAGTGTCTATCTTCAACAAATTCCACATTTACCTTCACTACCTGTAGGATCCTTCACCCATCTGATGTCACTCAAGTTACTCCCAG ctcCATGGGTGCTTCATTTTCACTGGGGAATACTGGCAGCAGTACTGGAAACCCAGCAGTGAGCACTCCAGCCATTCCTTACAGACTAAGTATTGGAGAATTTCTCACCAACAGAAGAGACTCAACTACTACTTtcagcagcacaagcagcctGGCTAAACTTTTGCAAGAACGAGGCATCTCTGCCAAGGTTTACGACAGCCCCATGTTAGAAAAACCGCCTTTGCTGCAACCCTCCCGAACTCTTCCCATTCCTTCTACTCCACCAAATTCTCCTTCACGTTCGCCTTGTCCTTCCCCACCTCTGTTTGAGCCTCGAGTCCATCACTCAGAGAATTTCCTGGCTTCTCGGCCAGCAGAAACATTTTTGCAGGAAATGTATGGCCTAAAGCCCGCCCGGAACGTCCCGGACGTAGGCCAGCTGAAGATGAGCCTCGTGGACAGACTGAAGAGGCTGGGCATTGCCAGGGTGATCAAGCCCCCTGAAACACAGCACCATGGCAAGAATCAGGGGCCAGAGGCTGGCTTGCAGAGGCAGGACTCAGCTGGGTTTTTAAATGCAGGTGGCAACTTAATGGCAGGACTGAGAAGAAACCAGAGTCTTCCAGCCATGAttggagcactgggagctcctgTTTGCACACAGTCATCAAAAATGGATATACTAAAGGAAGACTAA
- the TRAK2 gene encoding trafficking kinesin-binding protein 2 isoform X2, with product MSFDPRGLDSIPDGCSSEDLPEVELVGMLEEQLPDYKLRVDSLYLYENADWMQPVAAHGRLPEVASPAREEDSFRYMMRGTDNVEQKDYGEADMVKRLLAEKDRDLELAARIGQALLKRNHLLMEQNEALEEQLGQTLDRVNQLQHELAKKDDLLRIVSIASEESETDSSCSTPLRFNESFTVCHDPLQLDVLQDKLRELEEENLALRSKACHLKSETITYEEKEQQLVNDCVKELRQTNAQISRITEELSEKSEEVIRYQEEISSLLSQIVDLQHKLKENVIEKEELKLHLQASKDAQRQLTAELHEFQDRNAECLGMLHESQEEVKLLRSRASSVACLCHSQSRGAFPVDSLAAEIEGTMRKELSQSDESVLSKQKDQQKRVFDTVKVANIIRGRSPSFPAPLPIPGSNRSSAVMTAKPFQSGVHHLESHARMVPGSSSEKNLKDAHSPGQPGTPGDNDLVTALHRLSLRRQNYLCEKQFFEEEWDRKMHLLAEQKEEASGCSTPTESSFSPSTNSEFTDLSASSSNLRVLLPEKLQIVKPIEGSQTLFHWQQLARPNLGTILDPRPGVVTKGFTPLSDDTTSVHHISDLEEDDEEEGEGGITFQAQQSFPEEKKCALAKPVAGIFLPPITSAAVPLTASNPGKCLSSTNSTFTFTTCRILHPSDVTQVTPSSMGASFSLGNTGSSTGNPAVSTPAIPYRLSIGEFLTNRRDSTTTFSSTSSLAKLLQERGISAKVYDSPMLEKPPLLQPSRTLPIPSTPPNSPSRSPCPSPPLFEPRVHHSENFLASRPAETFLQEMYGLKPARNVPDVGQLKMSLVDRLKRLGIARVIKPPETQHHGKNQGPEAGLQRQDSAGFLNAGGNLMAGLRRNQSLPAMIGALGAPVCTQSSKMDILKED from the exons ATGAGTTTTGATCCCAGGGGCTTGGACAGCATCCCTG ATGGGTGCTCCAGTGAGGACCTTCCTGAGGTGGAGCTGGTGGGCATGCTGGAAGAGCAGCTGCCAGATTACAAGTTACGGGTGGACTCTCTGTACCTGTATGAGAATGCAGACTGGATGCAGCCCGTGGCTGCCCACGGCCGGCTGCCAGAGGTGGCTTCTCCAGCTCGTGAGGAGGACTCCTTCCGTTACATGA TGCGTGGCACAGATAATGTGGAGCAGAAAGACTACGGTGAAGCTGACATGGTCAAACGTCTGTTAGCTGAG AAGGATCGGGACCTGGAACTGGCAGCACGAATTGGACAAGCCCTCCTTAAGCGCAACCATCTGTTGATGGAGCAGAATGAAGCACTGGAAGAACAGTTAGGACAAACTCTAGACAGA GTTAACCAGCTGCAGCATGAGCTGGCAAAGAAGGATGACCTGCTGCGAATCGTTTCCATCGCTTCTGAGGAGAGCGAGACGGATTCCAGCTGTTCCACACCACTGCGTTTCAACGAGTCTTTCACTGTGTGCCATGACCCGCTGCAGCTGGATGTCCTGCAGGAtaaactgagggagctggaggaggagaaccTGGCTCTGCGATCCAAG GCTTGCCATCTGAAGTCAGAAACCATTACATATgaagagaaggagcagcagctggtcAATGACTGTGTCAAAGAACTCC GGCAAACGAATGCTCAGATTTCCAGGATAACAGAGGAGTTGTCAGAGAAGAGTGAGGAGGTGATTCGCTACCAGGAAGAGATCTCATCCCTTTTGTCCCAGATTGTTGATCTTCAGCATAAACTCAAAGAA AATGTAATTGAGAAGGAAGAGCTGAAACTTCATTTACAAGCCTCCAAAGATGCTCAGAGACAACTGACAGCAGAG CTCCATGAGTTTCAGGACCGGAATGCAGAGTGTCTGGGCATGTTGCACGAGTCCCAGGAGGAAGTGAAGTTGCTGCGCAGCAGAGCTAGCTCTGTCGCTTGTCTGTGCCACTCGCAGTCCCGTGGAGCATTTCCTGTG GATTCCCTTGCAGCAGAAATTGAAGGGACAATGAGGAAGGAATTGAGTCAGTCTGATGAATCTGTTCTCTCCAAACAAAA GGATCAACAGAAGCGAGTGTTTGACACTGTCAAGGTTGCTAATATCATCCGTGGCCGCTCCCCGTCCTTTCCTGCCCCGTTGCCAATCCCTGGATCAAATCGCTCGAGTGCTGTTATGACAGCAAAGCCCTTCCAGTCTGGCGTGCACCACTTGGAGAGCCACGCACGGATggtcccaggcagcagctctgagaagAATTTAAA AGATGCTCACAGTCCTGGCCAGCCGGGAACCCCTGGAGACAATGACCTGgtcacagctctgcacaggctGTCCCTGCGTCGTCAGAACTACCTGTGTGAGAAGCAGTTCTTCGAGGAGGAGTGGGACCGAAAAATGCATTTGCTGGCTGAGCAGAAGGAAGAGGCTAGTGGCTGTAGTACACCAACAGAAAGCTCCTTTTCCCCAAGTACAAACTCAGAATTCACAGATCTCTCCGCCAGCTCTAGTAATCTCCGTGTTCTCCTACCGGAGAAGTTACAAATTGTCAAACCCATTGAAG GATCTCAGACCCTTTTTCATTGGCAGCAGCTTGCTCGACCCAACCTTGGCACCATTCTTGACCCAAGACCAGGTGTTGTTACTAAAGGCTTTACCCCTCTGTCTGATGATACTACATCTGTGCACCACATCTCTGACCTGGAGGAAGATGATGAGGAAGAGGGTGAAGGAGGTATAACATTTCAAGCACAACAGTCCTtcccagaggaaaagaaatgtgCATTGGCAAAGCCAGTGGCAGGGATTTTCCTGCCACCTATTACTTCAGCAGCAGTACCACTCACTG CCTCAAATCCAGGGAAGTGTCTATCTTCAACAAATTCCACATTTACCTTCACTACCTGTAGGATCCTTCACCCATCTGATGTCACTCAAGTTACTCCCAG ctcCATGGGTGCTTCATTTTCACTGGGGAATACTGGCAGCAGTACTGGAAACCCAGCAGTGAGCACTCCAGCCATTCCTTACAGACTAAGTATTGGAGAATTTCTCACCAACAGAAGAGACTCAACTACTACTTtcagcagcacaagcagcctGGCTAAACTTTTGCAAGAACGAGGCATCTCTGCCAAGGTTTACGACAGCCCCATGTTAGAAAAACCGCCTTTGCTGCAACCCTCCCGAACTCTTCCCATTCCTTCTACTCCACCAAATTCTCCTTCACGTTCGCCTTGTCCTTCCCCACCTCTGTTTGAGCCTCGAGTCCATCACTCAGAGAATTTCCTGGCTTCTCGGCCAGCAGAAACATTTTTGCAGGAAATGTATGGCCTAAAGCCCGCCCGGAACGTCCCGGACGTAGGCCAGCTGAAGATGAGCCTCGTGGACAGACTGAAGAGGCTGGGCATTGCCAGGGTGATCAAGCCCCCTGAAACACAGCACCATGGCAAGAATCAGGGGCCAGAGGCTGGCTTGCAGAGGCAGGACTCAGCTGGGTTTTTAAATGCAGGTGGCAACTTAATGGCAGGACTGAGAAGAAACCAGAGTCTTCCAGCCATGAttggagcactgggagctcctgTTTGCACACAGTCATCAAAAATGGATATACTAAAGGAAGACTAA